A stretch of the Rosa rugosa chromosome 5, drRosRugo1.1, whole genome shotgun sequence genome encodes the following:
- the LOC133712270 gene encoding pentatricopeptide repeat-containing protein At3g22470, mitochondrial-like, whose translation MLSTSKHGALTLSSILLKHLTPLTAFSPFSSKPDSNFTTPNQIATIPKQPAARTRVPQVSDPVSASVVDSVCSLLSKETASVDSLLSGFKHELSSEVVLQVLMNYKQLGRRKTLDFFSWAGFQMHFQFDDCVVEYMADFLGRRKLFDDMKCLLLTVSLHRGRVSCRTVSTCIRFLGRQGRIKEALCVFEEMESRFGCKPDNLVYNNVLYVLCKKVSSGHLIDFALAVFRRIESPDMYSYSNMLVGLCKFGRFETAVEVFGEMCGTGLVPTRSAVNVLIGELSLLSAKEAAVAKVRVKNVRRPFKILVPNVHEKSGAIQPALGVFWEVYKLGLLPSTFVIIRLLSELCQLGKMEEAVRVLKAVEGRKLSCVEEGYCILMKGLCEHCCVEEASHLFGRMLSQGMKPKLTIYNSIICMLCKLGNLDGAESVFKMMNKKRRLPDSCTYSALVHAYCEAGKWKAAYDLMIEMLGLGCSPPFHTYSLVDKLLRENEQTDLCFKLETKLETQILEKLCKDGRLEDAYEKLKSMIEKGFYPPVYARDAFKNAFRKYGKLKIAQDLLQTIDDLDNNEEKQLSCQ comes from the coding sequence ATGTTGTCTACATCCAAACATGGAGCTCTCACTCTTTCTTCAATTCTCCTCAAACATCTCACACCCCTTACAGCATTTTCACCATTCTCTTCAAAACCCgattcaaatttcacaacccCAAATCAGATTGCCACAATCCCAAAACAACCCGCTGCAAGAACAAGAGTCCCACAGGTTTCAGACCCAGTAAGTGCTTCTGTTGTAGATTCAGTATGTTCTTTACTTTCTAAAGAAACCGCCAGTGTTGATAGTTTGTTGAGTGGTTTCAAACACGAGTTGAGTTCAGAAGTGGTGCTTCAAGTTTTGATGAATTATAAGCAGCTGGGAAGGAGAAAGACATTGGACTTCTTTTCTTGGGCTGGGTTTCAAATGCATTTTCAGTTTGATGACTGTGTGGTTGAGTACATGGCTGATTTCTTAGGTAGGAGGAAGCTCTTTGATGACATGAAGTGTCTTTTATTGACTGTGTCCTTGCACAGGGGTCGGGTTTCGTGTCGAACAGTTTCGACTTGTATTAGGTTTCTGGGTAGGCAGGGAAGGATTAAAGAAGCACTTTGCGTGTTTGAAGAAATGGAATCTAGATTTGGGTGTAAACCTGATAATCTTGTGTACAATAATGTGCTTTATGTGCTTTGTAAGAAGGTGTCATCTGGGCATTTGATTGATTTTGCGCTTGCAGTTTTTCGGAGAATTGAATCCCCTGATATGTATTCGTATAGTAATATGCTTGTTGGTTTGTGTAAATTTGGTAGATTTGAGACTGCTGTTGAAGTTTTTGGTGAAATGTGTGGGACTGGTTTGGTTCCTACTAGGTCTGCAGTGAATGTTCTTATTGGAGAGTTGAGTTTATTGAGTGCGAAAGAAGCAGCTGTTGCTAAAGTAAGAGTGAAAAATGTTCGTAGGCCGTTTAAGATTTTGGTTCCAAATGTGCATGAAAAGAGTGGTGCTATCCAGCCTGCACTTGGAGTGTTTTGGGAAGTTTATAAACTAGGCTTATTACCTAGTACTTTTGTCATAATCCGACTTCTATCAGAGCTTTGTCAATTGGGAAAAATGGAAGAGGCTGTTCGGGTCTTGAAGGCTGTTGAGGGTAGGAAGCTGAGTTGCGTGGAGGAGGGCTACTGTATTTTGATGAAGGGATTGTGTGAACACTGCTGCGTTGAGGAAGCTAGTCATTTGTTTGGGAGGATGCTCTCTCAGGGCATGAAGCCAAAGTTGACTATTTATAATTCTATTATCTGCATGCTATGCAAACTAGGGAATTTGGATGGTGCTGAAAGTGTCTTTAAGATGATGAACAAGAAGAGGCGTCTTCCGGATAGTTGTACTTATTCTGCATTGGTCCACGCTTATTGTGAAGCTGGAAAATGGAAAGCTGCTTATGACTTGATGATAGAAATGCTCGGTTTGGGCTGCTCTCCGCCTTTTCACACTTATAGCTTAGTGGATAAACTTTTGAGAGAAAATGAACAAACAGATTTGTGTTTTAAATTGGAAACGAAGTTGGAAACCCAGATCTTGGAGAAGCTATGCAAAGATGGTCGATTAGAGGATGCGTATGAGAAGCTAAAGTCAATGATTGAAAAGGGGTTTTACCCACCAGTTTATGCGAGAGATGCTTTTAAGAATGCATTTCGGAAGTATGGAAAATTAAAAATAGCTCAGGATTTGTTACAGACGATAGATGACTTAGACAACAATGAGGAGAAACAACTTAGCTGTCAATGA